From the genome of Pseudomonas hamedanensis:
GATACGCACCCGCAACGAACGGCCCTTGATTTTGCCGTCGTTCAAGCGCTGCAAAGCCTGCATGGCGACGGTGCGTTCCACGGCCACGAAAGCCTGAAAATCGAAGATCGCAATCTTGCCAACCTGAGCGCCGGGAATGCCGGCTTCGCCTGTGAGCGCACCAAGAATGTCGCCCGGACGTACTTTGTCCTTGCGGCCGGCGCCGATGCACAGGGTGGTCATCGGCGGTTGCAGCGGTGCCAGGCCTTGAGACTTCAGGTTGTCGATCTGATCCCAGTTCAGCGGTGCTTTCTGCAGTTGTTCGATGGCTTGCGCACGGTGTGCTTCGGACGGCGCGACGAGGCTGATGGCGATGCCTTTCTCGCCCGCACGACCGGTACGGCCGACGCGGTGAATGTGGATTTCCGAATCGCGCGCCAGCTCGACGTTGATCACCATGTCCAGCGCGTCGATGTCCAGACCACGGGCCGCAACGTCGGTGGCAACCAGTACCGAGGTGCTGCGGTTGGCGAACATCGCCAGCACCTGATCGCGATCGCGCTGTTCCAGATCGCCGTGCAGGCCGACGGCGGAAATGCCTTTGGCGGTCAGGTGATCGACGGTTTCCTGCACCTGTTGTTTGGTGAAGCAGAACGCCACGCAGGACGCCGGACGGAAATGGTGCAGGACTTTAGTCACCGCGCTCATGCGTTCTTCCGGGGAAATCTCGTAGAAGCGCTGCTCGATCTGCGTGTCGTCATGGAAGGCTT
Proteins encoded in this window:
- the dbpA gene encoding ATP-dependent RNA helicase DbpA, with translation MLANLESLGYAQMTPIQAQSLPVILKGMDLIAQAKTGSGKTAAFGIGLLNPINPRYFGCQALVICPTRELADQVAKEVRRLARAEDNIKVLTLCGGVSFGPQIASLEHGAHIIVGTPGRIQQHLRKGSLVLDGLNTLILDEADRMLDMGFYDAIEDIIIKTPERRQTLLFSATYPVGIKQLASKFMRDPQTVKAEAFHDDTQIEQRFYEISPEERMSAVTKVLHHFRPASCVAFCFTKQQVQETVDHLTAKGISAVGLHGDLEQRDRDQVLAMFANRSTSVLVATDVAARGLDIDALDMVINVELARDSEIHIHRVGRTGRAGEKGIAISLVAPSEAHRAQAIEQLQKAPLNWDQIDNLKSQGLAPLQPPMTTLCIGAGRKDKVRPGDILGALTGEAGIPGAQVGKIAIFDFQAFVAVERTVAMQALQRLNDGKIKGRSLRVRIL